A single Longimicrobiales bacterium DNA region contains:
- a CDS encoding 6-carboxytetrahydropterin synthase: MARVQVTRRVHFSAAHRLGREDWTDEENRRVFGDCSNPNWHGHNYELDVTVAGDIDEETGFVYDLKELRDAVERTVIADVDHRNLNLDVEWLRGQNPTTENLVVAIWRRLEPELPAGVDLVRLVLWETPRNYVEYGGE; this comes from the coding sequence TGCATTTCAGTGCGGCGCACCGGCTGGGTCGTGAGGACTGGACGGACGAGGAGAACCGTCGCGTGTTCGGCGACTGTTCGAATCCGAACTGGCACGGTCACAACTACGAGCTGGATGTGACGGTGGCGGGAGACATCGACGAGGAGACGGGGTTCGTCTACGATCTGAAGGAGCTGCGTGACGCGGTGGAGCGGACGGTGATCGCTGATGTGGACCACCGCAACCTGAACCTGGACGTGGAATGGCTGCGCGGGCAGAACCCGACGACTGAGAATCTGGTGGTGGCGATATGGCGGCGACTCGAGCCGGAGCTGCCGGCGGGAGTGGACCTGGTGCGGCTGGTCCTGTGGGAGACCCCGCGCAACTACGTGGAGTATGGCGGTGAGTGA